A stretch of the Actinomyces qiguomingii genome encodes the following:
- a CDS encoding ISL3 family transposase, protein MAETTFAAPDFASFLGLDALGLTVTGMRIDGGGALVECRLQVCEEDAFCRVCGAQGAPVGTVARRLAHVPVGWRPTHLLVRLRRWRCQGCGRVWRQDASRAAAKRARLTLAAKEWAIRAVGVEFMSISRVAAALGVSWHTANEAVLERAKDRLINDPGRLKGVEVIGVDEHVWRHTRKGDKYVTVIIDLTPVRDRTGPSRLLDMIEGRSKQAFKQWLQERDEDWRSRIEVVSMDGFAGFKTAAAEALPGATEVMDPFHVVALAGDKLDECRRRTQRETTGRRGRKDDPLYKARRLLRTGAGLVSDKGWERLEQLFADPHNTPVEIMWGVYQKIMAAYRAKAPAQGKTLMEKVMQTLTTGVPDALEELKSLGKTLAQRREDILAYFDHRGTSNGPTEAVNGRLEHLRGIALGFRNLTNYTIRSLIHAGGFRQQLLHP, encoded by the coding sequence ATGGCCGAGACTACCTTTGCTGCCCCTGATTTTGCTAGTTTCCTGGGCCTGGACGCGCTGGGACTGACTGTCACCGGCATGCGCATAGATGGCGGCGGTGCACTGGTGGAGTGTCGGCTGCAGGTCTGCGAGGAGGATGCGTTCTGCCGGGTCTGCGGGGCCCAGGGCGCCCCGGTGGGGACCGTCGCGAGGCGGCTGGCGCATGTTCCGGTGGGCTGGCGCCCAACCCACTTGCTGGTGCGGCTGCGCCGGTGGCGCTGCCAGGGCTGTGGGCGTGTGTGGAGGCAGGACGCGTCTCGTGCGGCCGCCAAGCGGGCGAGGCTGACCTTGGCGGCCAAGGAGTGGGCGATCCGGGCCGTGGGGGTGGAGTTCATGTCCATCTCGCGTGTGGCGGCAGCTCTGGGGGTGTCCTGGCACACCGCCAATGAGGCCGTCCTTGAGCGGGCCAAGGACCGCTTGATCAATGATCCTGGACGTCTGAAGGGTGTGGAGGTCATCGGGGTGGATGAGCATGTTTGGCGGCACACCCGCAAGGGCGACAAGTACGTCACCGTCATCATCGACCTTACACCCGTGCGCGACCGTACCGGCCCCTCCCGCCTGCTGGACATGATCGAAGGCCGCTCCAAGCAGGCCTTCAAGCAATGGCTCCAGGAACGCGACGAGGACTGGCGCAGCCGGATCGAGGTGGTCTCGATGGATGGGTTCGCGGGCTTCAAGACCGCCGCCGCCGAGGCCCTACCCGGCGCGACGGAGGTCATGGACCCCTTCCACGTGGTCGCGCTGGCCGGGGACAAGCTGGATGAGTGCCGCCGCCGCACCCAGCGCGAGACCACCGGGCGGCGGGGCCGTAAGGACGACCCCCTGTACAAGGCCCGCAGGCTGCTGCGCACCGGGGCGGGCCTGGTGAGCGACAAGGGCTGGGAGCGTCTCGAACAACTGTTCGCCGACCCCCACAACACTCCGGTAGAGATCATGTGGGGCGTGTATCAGAAGATCATGGCCGCCTACCGCGCCAAGGCCCCCGCCCAGGGCAAGACCCTGATGGAGAAAGTGATGCAGACCCTCACCACCGGCGTGCCTGACGCCCTCGAAGAGCTGAAGTCGCTGGGCAAGACCCTGGCCCAGCGGCGCGAAGACATACTCGCCTACTTCGACCACCGCGGCACATCCAACGGACCCACTGAAGCAGTCAACGGCCGCCTGGAGCACCTACGCGGCATCGCCCTGGGCTTCAGGAATCTGACCAACTACACCATCCGCAGCCTCATCCACGCCGGAGGCTTCAGACAACAGCTACTACACCCCTAA
- a CDS encoding IS630 family transposase, producing MVNRPAPGVLLREGDRGELEALVRSRSARAGLVRRARIVLLAADGLSNTEIARRVGASRTTVIAWRGRYQRLGMDGLEDADRPGRPRKVDHAAIVSATLTPPPKSLGVTHWSTRLLAARLGVSAATVARAWRAYGIKPWREQSFRFSTDPELVGKVTDICGLYLGTNPDVPDNAIVLCVDEKSQIQALDRTMPVLPMQPGLIERRSSDYVRHHATTLFAALEIATGKVTAVTRPRHRHEEFLAFLRQVDRAYKDAVDPGTGERVQLHLVMDNYATHKHKDVRAWLEGRPHIHVHFTPTHASWMNLVEVWFSLIERQAIRRGVFKSVQDLNNKLRAYITGWNKRAHPFTWTKTAEQILTKANRPGINNPGH from the coding sequence ATGGTTAATCGTCCTGCTCCTGGTGTGTTGTTGCGTGAGGGTGATCGTGGCGAGTTGGAGGCATTGGTGCGTTCGCGCAGTGCGCGGGCGGGACTGGTGCGGCGGGCGCGGATCGTGCTTCTTGCCGCCGATGGGCTGTCCAATACCGAGATCGCACGCAGGGTGGGCGCCTCGCGTACCACCGTGATCGCGTGGCGCGGCCGCTACCAGCGCCTGGGCATGGACGGCCTGGAGGACGCTGATCGTCCGGGCCGGCCCCGCAAGGTCGATCACGCCGCGATCGTGTCCGCTACGCTGACCCCGCCGCCGAAGTCGTTGGGGGTCACGCACTGGTCCACCCGGCTGCTGGCTGCCCGGCTGGGCGTGTCGGCGGCGACAGTGGCCAGGGCCTGGAGGGCTTACGGGATCAAGCCGTGGCGGGAGCAGTCGTTCCGGTTTTCCACCGACCCCGAGCTGGTCGGCAAGGTCACTGACATCTGCGGCCTGTACCTGGGCACCAACCCCGACGTGCCAGATAACGCGATCGTGCTGTGTGTGGACGAGAAGTCCCAGATCCAGGCACTGGACCGCACCATGCCGGTCCTGCCCATGCAGCCCGGGCTGATCGAGCGCCGCAGCAGCGACTACGTCCGGCACCACGCCACCACCCTGTTCGCGGCGCTGGAGATCGCCACCGGCAAGGTCACCGCCGTCACCAGGCCCCGCCACCGCCACGAGGAGTTCCTTGCCTTCCTGCGGCAGGTGGACAGGGCCTACAAGGACGCCGTCGACCCCGGCACCGGAGAACGCGTCCAGCTGCACCTGGTCATGGACAACTACGCCACCCACAAGCACAAGGACGTGCGCGCCTGGCTGGAGGGCCGCCCCCACATACATGTCCACTTCACCCCCACCCACGCCTCCTGGATGAACCTCGTGGAGGTCTGGTTCTCCCTGATCGAGCGCCAGGCCATACGCCGCGGCGTCTTCAAGTCCGTGCAGGACCTGAACAACAAGCTCCGCGCCTACATCACCGGCTGGAACAAACGCGCCCACCCATTCACCTGGACCAAAACCGCCGAACAGATCCTCACCAAAGCCAACCGTCCAGGAATCAACAACCCAGGACACTAG